CAACAGCGGACGGTGTCATTCGCCGTGGTGATGGCGACGCGCACGGTCCCGCCGGCCGGCGTGAACTTGACGGCGTTGTGGATCAAGTTCGTAAGGACCTGGTCGATGCGTTGCGGATCCAGCGCGGCCAGAGTGGCCGATTCGGGCAAGTCCAGAAGGAGTTCCACCTGGCGCTCGGCGGCAAACGGCGCCAGGCTCTCCCCGACTTCGCGCACCTGGTCGGCCAGATCGCCGGGCTGCAGCCGCAATGTGAACGTGCCGGCCTCCATGGCCGCGTAGTCGAGAAGGTCGTTGACCAGGGACCCGAGGCGCCGGGACGCTCGCCGGATCTGGGCCACGAACTCGCGCTGCTGCTCGGTCAGCGGGCCACCGATCTCGTCTTCGAGGAATTCCAGGAAGCCGAGCACGGAGGACAGGGGAGTGCGCAGGTCGTGGGACACCGCGTTGACGAAGTGTCGACGCAGCCGGTCGACCTCCTTGAGATCGGCAAGATCCCGGTAGGCGACGCGAAGCTCCTGGTAGAGCAGCGACGTGTCTTCCAGCGCGGCGACGAGTGTCTCGAAACCCTTGCGACGGCGGGCACTCTGGGTTTCGAGCGCTTCGGTCGTGCCCCGCACGAGCTCCATGGTGGCGCGAAGCTCCGCCGATACCCGCTGCCACTCCACCAGGCGCCCGTCGTAGGGCGAGGGAATGCCGAGGCTCCCCTTGCGCGAACTGGCGAGCGCCTGCTCGAGCCGGTCGATAGGCTGGAGCACCCCGGTCTTCAGGAACGCGGCGAACCAGATCGTGCCGATCAGCATCACCCCCGACACTGTGATGATCGCAGCGCGCAAGGCTATTTCCGCGGCTCCCATCGGCCGACCGGACAGCGACCCGAGTTCGAAGAGCAGCATGGCCGCGGCCAGGATGAGCGCGAAGGCCAGGCCGAGAATCCAGGTGAAGGAGGTCAGGCGGGAGCGGAGGCTCGCGGGGAACCTACCCGGCCGATCAGGATTCATGGGCGAGAGCCTGCAACTTGCCCTCGAGGGCGGCGACCTCGGCTCGCAGATCGCGAATGCGCTCCTCGCGATTGGCCAGCAGTTCGGTGGCCCGATCGGTGAGGGCGGCTTGCTGCTGAAGGTCTTCGTTGAGGCGCGCCAGGTTGCGATTGGCTTCCTCCAGCGCCGCGGCCTTGTCCGAGAGGACCTGCTTGGAGCGCGCTTCGAGGTAATCCTCGACCGTTCCCGAGCGCAGCAGCTGCGGTATCACCATCCCGAGCACCACGATCGTCGCGACGGCCGCGGTCGCGGTGAGGCCATCCAGCATGGCGTCGGTCCAGTAGAAGGGCCACCAGATCGTGACGATGTCCATCACGTGGGTGGTGCCGCAAAGGAAGAAGGTCGAGAACAGGAACAGCGAGACCAGCAAGGGGTTGGGGACGTCCGGCCGGCGGCCGAAGAAGACAAGGATGATGCCGGCCGTCGCGTAATACGCAAGTGCGATCAGGCTGTTGAACCCGACCACGGCCGCGATGAGCCAGGGCTGCCAGAGAAAGCACATGCCGTGCGGCATGAACTGGTCAGCGAGCTCGTGAATCATGGTCGGTCACCCCCGGCGCCGTGGCGCGTCCGGTCCTGCCTGGCCTGAGTATATCAGGCGCGCGGTGGCCCGCCGGGCGGCCCGAGAGTGGAAGCGCTCGGATTCGAACCGAGGTTGCACCGGTTATGAGCCGGGGGTCCTGGACCGCTGGACGACGCTTCCCCCGACGAGAGGATACCGTAAAAGGCACTCGACCCGTAACTGGTGCGTAACGGCCAGACCGTAGCCTCCTTGCCACGGAGGATTTCGAAGATGACCGACACGAACCACAACGGCAATCCGGCGGCGAACCTCGCCGAGATGTACGCCGAGGCCGAGAAGCTGTGGACCGGCCCGATCCAGGATTTCATGGGGAGCGAGTTCTTCGTGAAGTGGATGGAAGTCGGGCGCGACGTCTACCTCGCCCAGACCGAGATTTCCCGGGACAGCCTCGAGAAGTACTGGGAGGCGGTTCGCTTGCCGCACAAGGGCGACATCGCGAGTCTCGCCGGCCAGGTGGTGTCGATCGAGTCCAAGGTCGAGGCGCTCGAGGACGCCCTCGAGCACGTCGCCGACCGCCTCGCCCTGCTCGTCGGCATGGTCGAGAACCTCGCCCCGGCGAAGCCCGCCGGCAAGGCGGCCAAGGAGTAGGTGGCGGTGCTGGCCGAGAATCTCCTCAAGCTGCATGCGAGCCCGCCCGTGGGCATGTCCCCCCGCGAGCTGGTATGGACGAAGAACAAGGCGCGCCTGTACCGCTACGCCGCGCCAGGCGGCATCCGGCACAAGACGCCGCTGCTGTTCGTCTACGCCCTGATCAACAAGCCCTACATCCTGGACCTGACACCGGGAAACAGCTTGATCGAGAGCCTCGCGGCCGCCGGGTACGACGTCTTCCTCCTCGACTGGGGGATCCCGGGCGAGGAGGATGCCGGCCTCGGTTTCGAGAATTACGTGCTGGAATACCTGCCGCGCGCGGCCAGGCAGGTGCTCGAGAAGTCGGGATCGGACCGATTCTCGCTCTTCGGCTACTGCATGGGCGGCACGATCTGCGCCATGTACGCCGCGACACACCCCGGTCCCGAGCTGGCGAACCTGGTGCTCCTGACGAGCCCCATCGACTTCTCGGAAGCGGGCCTCTACTCGGCGTGGCTCGATCCGGCCCACTTCGACGTGGAGCGCGTGGCGCGCACGCTCAAGCTCGTTCCCCCCGAGATGCTGGATCTCGGGGCCAAGCTCCTCAAGCCCCTCCAGAACTACGTCGGCCCGTACGTGCGGCTCCTGGAAAAGATCGAGGATGCCGAGTTCGTGAAGGGCTGGCAGGTGATGCACCACTGGGTCAACGACGGCGTGCCATTCCCGGGCGAGGCCTATCGCCAGTGGGTACGGCACTTCTACCAGGAGAACCGGCTGATCCGCGGCGAACTGGAGCTCCGCGGGGTGCCGGTTCGCCTGGGAAACATCCGCTGCAGCGTCCTGAACGTCTACGCGGAACTGGACCACATCGTCCCGCCCGCGATGGCATTGCCGCTGCTCGACCGGGTCGGCAGCACCGACAAGACCCTGCTGCCCATCAACGCCGGACATGTGGGCGTCGTCGCGGGACGCACGGCGCACAGGCAGTTCATCCCGAAGCTGGAGGCATGGTTGCGGATACGCAGCCAGGGCTGACAAGGCAACCAGCGATCCGCCCGAAGGGCTCCGGCCAATGCTTTCCTTGCCCGGAAGGCGAGCCCGCGGTACTTTTGGTGCTTACCCACTAGCCTGGAAAGGACAACCGATGACGGTTGAAGTCGCGACGGCGCGACCCGCGCAGCTTGCGCGCGGGTGCCCCCGGGGCCCCGGCTGCGAGCGCCTGCTCACCCCGGAAGCCATGGCTTTCCTCGGGAAACTGCACGCCGCGTTCGAGACGCGCCGGCGCGATCTGCTGGAAGCGCGCGCCTTGCGCCAGCGTCGCCTCGATGCCGGCGAATTGCCGGATTTCCTGCCCCAGACGCGCCTGCTGCGGGAGGGCGAGTGGCGGGTGGCCGACGCGCCCCCCGATCTGCAACGGCGCACCGTGGAGATCACGGGTCCGGTCGAGCGCAAGATGATGATAAACGCGCTGAACTCGGGCGCCGACTGCTTCATGGCGGATTTCGAGGACGCCAACTCCCCGACCTGGGACAACGTCGTGGCGGGCCAGATCAACTGCCAGGACGCCGTGCGCCGGACGCTTTCGTTCGAGAGCGCGGATGGCCGGGAGTATCGCCTCGCGGACAGGGTCGCCACGCTCATGGTGCGGCCCCGAGGCTGGCATCTGGTCGAGAAGCACGTGGTCGTGGACGACGAGGTCGTATCCGGATCCCTGTTCGATTTCGGCCTTTACTTCTTCCACAACGCCCGAGAACTGCTGGCCCGCGGCTCGGGGCCTTACTTCTACCTGCCCAAGCTCGAGAGCCACCACGAGGCGCGCCTCTGGAACGACGTCTTCGACTTCGCGCAGGACGAACTGGGCATTCCCCGCGGGACCATCCGGGCGACCGTGCTGATCGAGACGATCCTGGCCGCACTCGAGATGGAGGAGATCCTCTTCGAGTTGCGCGAGCACTCGGCGGGCCTCAACGCGGGTCGCTGGGACTACATCTTCAGCTGCATCAAGAAGTTCCGGAACCGCCCGGGCCTCGTCTTCCCCGACCGCGCCGCGATCACGATGACGGTCCCGTTCATGCGGGCGTACACCGACCTGCTCGTCAGGACGTGCCACAAGCGCGGGGCCCATGCCATCGGCGGCATGGCGGCCTTCATCCCGAGCCGCAAGGATGCCGCGGTGAACTCCACGGCACTGGGAAAGGTGCGCGAGGACAAGGATCGCGAGGCCGGCGACGCGTTCGACGGGACCTGGGTCGCGCATCCGGACCTCGTGGCCGTGGCCGGCGAGTCTTTCCGCCGGCTGTTGGGCGACCGCCCGCACCAGATCGCGCGACGCCGCGAGGACGTATCCGTCGCGGCAGGCGACCTCCTTGCCTTCGAGATCGCCGGGGGCCAGGTGACCGAAGCGGGCGTGCGCAAGAACGTGAACGTCGCGCTCCAGTACCTCGATTCCTGGCTCCGGGGCATCGGCGCGGCGGCCATCCACAACCTGATGGAGGACGCGGCCACGGCAGAGATTTCCCGGGCGCAGCTATGGCAGTGGCTTCACGGCGGTGCGCGCCTCGGGTCCGGCGAAACCGTGGACGAGACCCTCTACAGGCGCATTCGCGGCGAGGAACTGGCGGCCCTGGGAGGGGCCGCCACGGGGCGCCTTGCGGAAGCGGCACGCCTGCTCGACGGCCTGGTCCTGTCGGGCGAGTTCGCCGAGTTCCTCACTGTTTCGGCTTACGCATCGTTGGATTAGAGGAGAGTTCTAGAGATGGACAAGACTTTCGCTCGGCAGGTTGCCGAGTTGAAGGCCAGGTGGACCGACGAGACCCGCTGGAAGGGGATTCGCCGCGATTACACGGCCGACGAGGTCGTGCGGCTGCGGGGGTCGGTCGGCGTCGAACACACGCTGGCGCGCCTGGGCGCCGAGCGCTTCTGGTCCCTCCTCGCGTCCGAGCCCTATGTCCACACCTTCGGCGCCCTCACGGGGGCGCAGGCCACGCAGATGGTCAAGGGCGGACTCAAGGCCATCTACGTGAGCGGCTGGCAGGTGGCTGGCGACGCCAACCTGGCCGGCCATACCTACCCGGATCAGAGCCTTTATCCGGCCAACAGCGTGCCCGCCCTGGTAAAGCGCATCAACAACGCCCTTTCTCGAGCCGACCAGATCGAGTGGAGCGAGAACGCGCAGGCCTCCCGGCACTGGTTCGCGCCGATCGTCGCGGACGCCGAGGCCGGGTTCGGCGGACCCATTCACGCCTTCGAACTCATGAAGGCCATGATCGAGAGCGGCGCGGCCGCCGTGCACTTCGAGGATCAACTCGCCAGCGAGAAGAAGTGCGGGCACCTGGGCGGCAAGGTGCTGGTGCCCACCAACCAGTTCGTGCGCACGCTGTGCGCCGCCCGCCTGGCGGCCGACGTGCTGGATGTCCCGTCGGTCGTCATCGCCCGCACCGACTCGCTCGGGGCGACGCTCATGACCAGTGACGCCGATCCCGCCGACAAGCCGTTCCTGACCGGAGAACGGACGCCCGAGGGATACTGGGTGGTGAAGAAGGGCCTGCCGGCCGCCATCGGCCGCAGCCTGGCCTATGCCCCCTACGCCGACGTTCTGTGGTTCGAGACCTCCCACCCGGACCTCGAGGAGGCGCGCCACTTCGCCGAGGCCATCCACGCGAAGTTCCCCGGGAAGCTGCTAGCCTACAACCTGTCGCCGTCGTTCAACTGGGAGCGCAACCTGGACGCCGGGCAGATCGCCCGCATCCAGCGTGAGCTGGGGGCCCTGGGCTACAAGTTCCAGTTCATCACCCTGGCCGGGTGGCACCTGGTCAACTACCACACCTTCGATCTGGCCTCCCAGATCGCACGCGAGGGCATGCCGGCCTACGTGCGCCTGCAGCAGCAGGAGTTCGCCCGCGAGGGCGACGGCTACACCGCGGCCAGGCACCAGCGCGAAGCCGGCACCGGGTACTTCGACCTGATCGCCCTGGCCGCCTCCGGCGGGAAGTCCTCCACCACGGCGCTCGAGGGTTCCACCGAGCACGAGCAGTTCCTCGCCGAGTCGGAGAAGCTGGCGGGGTAGCCAGGCGCCACGCGATCTGATAGCGGCGCTCAAATGACCTGGCGCCTATCGGACGCAGGCACGGAGGCCTGCGCCACCGATGCAACGGGTGGGGCCGGCCTCCGTGCCGGCCGCGATGCCGGAGCGAAGTCATCAGAGCCGCGCTATGACGCCTTCCCGGGTTGGGCCGCCTGCCGGCCGCGCAAGGCCGTGTGCGCATCGTCAGGAGGCCCGCGCGGGCGGCGAACTGTCGCGTCGCCACCTGGTCGGGCTAGACTGGGTACCGACATGGCCCTGTTCGGCGAGGATCTGGTCACCCGCACGAAGTTCGTCGCGCCGCGCCTGAGAGGCGCGCACGTGCCGCGCGAGCGGCTGGCGCGCCTGCTGGCCGGCGCGCTGGACGTGCCCCTCACGGTGGTGCTGGGCGGGGCGGGCTACGGGAAGAGCACGGCGCTCGCCGGCTTCCTGGAAGCCACCGGCACGCCCGGCCTGTGGTACGAACTGGGCGACCGGGACGCCGATCCCCAGGTGCTGGCGCTGCACCTGGCGCACCTGTGCGAGCGCGCGTACCCGGGGGCGGGGCAGAAGGCGCTGGGCGTCCTCGCGCGGCCGGGCGGGGCGAGCGTCCACTGGGCGGGCGCCGCCGAGGCCCTCTGCGACGGCCTGCTCGATCGCCTGGCGACCGATACCCTGCTGGTCCTGGATGATTTCGAGGTGCTGGAGCGGGCCAACGACGCCCTCCTGCTGC
This window of the Candidatus Tanganyikabacteria bacterium genome carries:
- a CDS encoding HAMP domain-containing histidine kinase, which codes for MNPDRPGRFPASLRSRLTSFTWILGLAFALILAAAMLLFELGSLSGRPMGAAEIALRAAIITVSGVMLIGTIWFAAFLKTGVLQPIDRLEQALASSRKGSLGIPSPYDGRLVEWQRVSAELRATMELVRGTTEALETQSARRRKGFETLVAALEDTSLLYQELRVAYRDLADLKEVDRLRRHFVNAVSHDLRTPLSSVLGFLEFLEDEIGGPLTEQQREFVAQIRRASRRLGSLVNDLLDYAAMEAGTFTLRLQPGDLADQVREVGESLAPFAAERQVELLLDLPESATLAALDPQRIDQVLTNLIHNAVKFTPAGGTVRVAITTANDTVRCCVEDTGIGIDPEDIGKLFQGFSQLPAGRLQAGTGLGLAISRSIVEAHGGSIGVESRPGAGSEFWFTLPIDLAPRPDDAAVQPERAALPAGN
- a CDS encoding alpha/beta fold hydrolase, whose translation is MAVLAENLLKLHASPPVGMSPRELVWTKNKARLYRYAAPGGIRHKTPLLFVYALINKPYILDLTPGNSLIESLAAAGYDVFLLDWGIPGEEDAGLGFENYVLEYLPRAARQVLEKSGSDRFSLFGYCMGGTICAMYAATHPGPELANLVLLTSPIDFSEAGLYSAWLDPAHFDVERVARTLKLVPPEMLDLGAKLLKPLQNYVGPYVRLLEKIEDAEFVKGWQVMHHWVNDGVPFPGEAYRQWVRHFYQENRLIRGELELRGVPVRLGNIRCSVLNVYAELDHIVPPAMALPLLDRVGSTDKTLLPINAGHVGVVAGRTAHRQFIPKLEAWLRIRSQG
- a CDS encoding malate synthase A; this translates as MTVEVATARPAQLARGCPRGPGCERLLTPEAMAFLGKLHAAFETRRRDLLEARALRQRRLDAGELPDFLPQTRLLREGEWRVADAPPDLQRRTVEITGPVERKMMINALNSGADCFMADFEDANSPTWDNVVAGQINCQDAVRRTLSFESADGREYRLADRVATLMVRPRGWHLVEKHVVVDDEVVSGSLFDFGLYFFHNARELLARGSGPYFYLPKLESHHEARLWNDVFDFAQDELGIPRGTIRATVLIETILAALEMEEILFELREHSAGLNAGRWDYIFSCIKKFRNRPGLVFPDRAAITMTVPFMRAYTDLLVRTCHKRGAHAIGGMAAFIPSRKDAAVNSTALGKVREDKDREAGDAFDGTWVAHPDLVAVAGESFRRLLGDRPHQIARRREDVSVAAGDLLAFEIAGGQVTEAGVRKNVNVALQYLDSWLRGIGAAAIHNLMEDAATAEISRAQLWQWLHGGARLGSGETVDETLYRRIRGEELAALGGAATGRLAEAARLLDGLVLSGEFAEFLTVSAYASLD
- the aceA gene encoding isocitrate lyase — its product is MDKTFARQVAELKARWTDETRWKGIRRDYTADEVVRLRGSVGVEHTLARLGAERFWSLLASEPYVHTFGALTGAQATQMVKGGLKAIYVSGWQVAGDANLAGHTYPDQSLYPANSVPALVKRINNALSRADQIEWSENAQASRHWFAPIVADAEAGFGGPIHAFELMKAMIESGAAAVHFEDQLASEKKCGHLGGKVLVPTNQFVRTLCAARLAADVLDVPSVVIARTDSLGATLMTSDADPADKPFLTGERTPEGYWVVKKGLPAAIGRSLAYAPYADVLWFETSHPDLEEARHFAEAIHAKFPGKLLAYNLSPSFNWERNLDAGQIARIQRELGALGYKFQFITLAGWHLVNYHTFDLASQIAREGMPAYVRLQQQEFAREGDGYTAARHQREAGTGYFDLIALAASGGKSSTTALEGSTEHEQFLAESEKLAG